A region from the Thermanaeromonas toyohensis ToBE genome encodes:
- a CDS encoding carbohydrate kinase family protein, with product MVSKTLDVLSIGEILIDFVGKDTGLPLAEVKEFTRAAGGGPANVVVGVARLGGKAGFIGKVGRDAFGEHLRKVLEENGVDVRGLIEDPEANTTLVFVALNEKAVPEFIFFRRGTADTRLSPQELPLEILSSTRILHFSSVSLTVEPARSATLEAVRIAREAGSLISFDPNIRLSLWPDLESAREEVLKALSLADVVKLNESELGFLMLPDHPPETSQSYYAMGSLEALIFEAYTLLNKGPRLVAVTLGDQGVLVMTLKEKIHIPAFQVEVVDTTGAGDAFMAGMLMVLVEALKEGMGVGALEGEWLKRIGLFGNAAAALTCTRPGVMPALPRKEEVETLVGTKTLTAGC from the coding sequence ATGGTTTCCAAAACCCTAGACGTGCTCTCCATCGGTGAAATACTTATCGACTTCGTGGGCAAGGATACAGGTCTCCCCCTGGCCGAGGTAAAGGAATTCACGCGGGCTGCGGGCGGTGGGCCAGCCAATGTAGTGGTAGGGGTGGCCCGGCTAGGCGGCAAGGCGGGCTTTATCGGTAAAGTGGGGCGAGATGCCTTTGGAGAACATTTGCGCAAGGTTTTAGAGGAAAATGGAGTGGATGTGCGTGGGCTTATTGAAGATCCGGAGGCTAATACAACCTTAGTTTTTGTAGCCTTAAATGAAAAGGCGGTCCCAGAATTTATATTTTTCCGCCGGGGCACGGCGGATACCCGGCTTTCACCCCAGGAGCTACCCCTAGAGATTCTTAGCTCTACCCGCATCCTCCATTTTAGCTCTGTTTCCCTTACCGTTGAGCCTGCCAGAAGCGCAACATTAGAGGCGGTGAGGATAGCGCGGGAAGCTGGCTCCCTTATCTCCTTTGACCCTAATATTCGCCTTTCCCTCTGGCCGGACCTTGAGAGCGCCCGGGAGGAAGTGCTTAAAGCTTTAAGCTTGGCCGATGTGGTAAAGCTTAATGAAAGTGAGTTAGGTTTTTTGATGCTTCCAGATCATCCTCCAGAAACAAGCCAGAGTTACTATGCTATGGGTTCTCTAGAGGCTTTAATATTTGAGGCTTATACCCTTCTTAATAAGGGCCCGCGGCTTGTAGCCGTGACTTTAGGAGACCAGGGCGTTCTGGTTATGACCCTTAAGGAAAAGATACATATACCTGCCTTCCAGGTAGAAGTGGTGGATACTACCGGGGCCGGGGATGCTTTTATGGCCGGGATGCTTATGGTACTGGTGGAGGCCTTAAAAGAGGGAATGGGTGTGGGAGCTCTGGAAGGGGAATGGCTTAAAAGAATAGGCCTTTTCGGCAATGCTGCTGCAGCTTTAACTTGCACCCGTCCTGGGGTGATGCCGGCTTTACCTAGGAAAGAAGAAGTGGAGACGTTGGTGGGAACGAAGACGCTTACCGCTGGATGTTAA
- a CDS encoding spore germination protein — MSPTSRRYFRKTRKIGNHHTGEAGPSEILDKPPQRYRLASPLADEGEARPIPFHYNLEANLKLFQALLKDCQDVVYRRLKIGGLEGREAVLIYIDGLVDNHMVDTQVVKALLLEAPLATPFLTSPGWFFRQVRDSLVTVAHIQEMKDLREATLFLMSGFALLLLDGVKEVLALEVCGWEHRGVEEPPAESLIRGSREGFSECLRTNTTLLRRRIRDPQLKLKIHFLGRRTRTAVGIMYLAGVADPALVGEVERRIKGIDIDGILESAFIEQLIEDKWSSPFSQIQNTERPDEAAAALLEGRVVILTDNTPFALIVPATFNTLLHTPEDFYHRWFITVLIRLLRFLGSILALILPSMYIAMVSFNPEMIPTSLAISIGAGREGIPFPTIIEAFIMESTLELLREAGIRLPSPLGQTLGVVGAIILGQAAVQAGIVSSAMVIVVSLTAIAGFVIPSYDAAIAIRILRFFLMIMAAIFGLYGIILGLMLILVHLVTLKSFGVPYLKPWAPWTLQDLKDSVYRAPLFKHRTRPLYVKPLEEKRIGE; from the coding sequence GTGTCTCCTACTTCTAGGCGCTATTTCCGAAAGACCAGAAAGATAGGGAACCATCATACAGGGGAGGCGGGACCATCAGAGATCCTGGATAAACCTCCCCAGCGTTACCGCTTGGCTTCCCCTTTGGCTGATGAAGGAGAGGCCCGGCCAATTCCTTTCCATTATAACTTGGAAGCTAATCTAAAATTGTTTCAAGCTCTTTTAAAGGATTGCCAGGATGTGGTGTATCGCCGCTTGAAAATCGGGGGGCTAGAAGGCCGGGAGGCTGTACTTATTTATATCGACGGCCTGGTAGATAACCACATGGTGGACACCCAGGTGGTAAAAGCCTTGCTCTTGGAGGCTCCTTTAGCCACGCCCTTTTTAACCTCACCCGGGTGGTTTTTTCGACAGGTGCGGGATTCCCTTGTTACGGTAGCCCATATCCAGGAAATGAAAGATTTAAGGGAAGCAACCCTTTTTCTTATGAGCGGGTTTGCTTTGCTCCTTCTTGATGGAGTTAAAGAAGTCTTAGCCCTGGAGGTTTGCGGCTGGGAGCATCGAGGCGTAGAGGAACCCCCGGCAGAATCCCTTATCCGCGGTTCCCGAGAAGGCTTTTCGGAGTGCCTGCGTACCAATACTACCCTTCTCCGCCGGCGTATACGGGATCCCCAATTAAAGCTAAAAATCCATTTCCTCGGCCGTCGGACCCGGACAGCGGTGGGGATTATGTATCTGGCCGGAGTAGCAGACCCGGCTTTGGTAGGGGAAGTAGAAAGGCGCATTAAGGGGATTGACATAGATGGGATCCTGGAGAGTGCCTTTATCGAGCAATTAATAGAAGATAAGTGGTCCTCCCCCTTTTCCCAGATCCAGAACACTGAGCGACCAGATGAAGCTGCGGCAGCTTTGCTAGAAGGAAGGGTGGTGATTTTAACCGACAATACTCCCTTTGCTTTGATCGTTCCGGCCACCTTTAATACCTTGTTACATACCCCAGAAGACTTCTACCACCGGTGGTTCATTACTGTGCTTATTCGTTTATTGCGTTTCTTAGGATCTATCCTGGCCTTAATCCTTCCCTCTATGTATATAGCCATGGTTTCCTTCAACCCAGAGATGATACCCACATCCCTAGCTATTTCCATCGGTGCTGGCCGGGAGGGGATACCTTTTCCTACCATCATAGAAGCCTTTATTATGGAATCTACCTTAGAGCTCCTGCGGGAAGCAGGGATAAGGTTACCCAGCCCTTTAGGCCAAACCTTAGGCGTTGTAGGTGCTATTATCTTAGGGCAGGCGGCGGTCCAGGCCGGGATAGTGAGCTCCGCTATGGTGATCGTGGTATCTTTAACTGCTATAGCCGGGTTTGTAATCCCGAGTTACGATGCTGCTATTGCCATACGTATTTTACGCTTTTTCCTTATGATAATGGCAGCTATCTTCGGGCTTTACGGTATTATCTTGGGTTTGATGCTTATCCTTGTCCACCTGGTCACTCTTAAGAGTTTTGGGGTACCTTATCTTAAACCCTGGGCGCCCTGGACCTTACAAGATCTTAAAGATAGCGTATATCGCGCCCCCTTGTTTAAACACCGTACGCGGCCTCTTTATGTTAAGCCTTTAGAAGAAAAACGCATAGGGGAGTAA
- a CDS encoding Ger(x)C family spore germination protein, translated as MGKALRLGLVVLTVILLAGCWDNLDLERRALVLGAFVDLASSSPDKFELTLEMPILRRMAARPGAGGGGGGEGREETLPTWRLTVTGTTFAEAMRKAATRSERQLFFGHQKVLLIGEELARREKLEEVIDFWARNRESYLAITVLLAQGRAGEIFSAHPKFARSVSMFLQEQSERQIRTSRFVKHNLMELFAALYGGRDILVSRVRTVPGQDSLELEVSGTGIIKEGKLVGWLSPEETQAALWVTGEGRGGDIIPLPLPEIKHIFTLELCNVKNKIRAQVKEDKPEFNIKLEVMADILERIGFTEPFNPPILRYIEARAAEIIKKRVEGVVFKLQKEYQADVLGFGKKIEEVQPRWWQQVKGNWRELYARAPVRVEVKVKIRSTGMVS; from the coding sequence GTGGGTAAGGCTCTAAGGTTAGGGTTAGTTGTACTTACAGTTATACTTTTGGCCGGTTGTTGGGATAACCTGGATCTAGAGCGGCGGGCCTTGGTTTTAGGTGCCTTTGTAGATTTGGCATCTTCCTCTCCAGATAAGTTTGAGTTGACCTTAGAGATGCCTATCTTACGCCGTATGGCTGCGCGGCCTGGGGCTGGAGGGGGAGGCGGGGGCGAAGGCCGGGAGGAGACGCTGCCTACCTGGCGCCTGACGGTCACTGGAACCACCTTTGCTGAAGCCATGCGGAAGGCGGCTACCCGTTCGGAGCGTCAGCTTTTCTTTGGCCATCAGAAGGTGCTTTTAATTGGGGAGGAGCTAGCCCGGAGGGAGAAACTTGAGGAAGTTATTGATTTTTGGGCCCGCAACCGGGAGAGTTACCTGGCCATTACAGTCCTTTTGGCCCAGGGACGGGCGGGAGAAATTTTTTCTGCCCACCCTAAATTCGCCCGCAGTGTAAGCATGTTTCTGCAAGAGCAGTCTGAACGGCAGATCAGAACTTCGCGTTTTGTTAAGCATAATTTGATGGAACTATTCGCTGCCCTCTATGGAGGTAGGGATATCCTAGTTTCCCGGGTAAGGACGGTACCCGGCCAGGATTCCTTAGAACTAGAGGTTAGCGGTACGGGGATAATTAAAGAAGGGAAGCTGGTGGGCTGGCTTAGCCCAGAGGAGACCCAGGCTGCCTTGTGGGTTACCGGAGAGGGAAGGGGAGGAGATATTATCCCTTTGCCTTTACCAGAAATTAAGCACATCTTTACCTTGGAACTTTGTAACGTAAAAAACAAGATAAGGGCCCAGGTGAAAGAGGACAAGCCTGAGTTTAATATTAAGCTAGAGGTCATGGCTGACATTTTAGAGAGAATAGGTTTTACAGAGCCCTTTAATCCCCCTATTTTACGCTATATCGAAGCCCGCGCGGCTGAAATTATAAAAAAGCGCGTGGAAGGGGTGGTATTTAAACTGCAGAAGGAATACCAGGCTGACGTGTTGGGTTTCGGAAAAAAGATCGAAGAAGTCCAGCCGCGCTGGTGGCAACAAGTTAAAGGAAACTGGCGGGAACTATACGCCCGTGCACCTGTCCGCGTAGAAGTTAAGGTTAAAATAAGGAGCACAGGAATGGTGAGTTAA
- a CDS encoding GerAB/ArcD/ProY family transporter, producing the protein MLTRERIGTPEAFFLTVAAMIEVGTLVGAKDIVDKVGVDTWLVSPLETLTSLGAIYLVTKLAMKFPHLDLLGYSQLLVGKWLGWLLSLPVYVYWLGLSAEVSRVTVDVIKNTLLPRTPMEVILFTFILAAAYLAKQGLEPLARACVIIVIIFLPLTMLLFLLVIPRVRVENFLPFLPQGPWPVLKLALWRISNAEEMSFFLILVPFMQKPKEAWKAASLGYLLVMVVVVIVLTTCQGVLGVDKLKYTLIPGLAVTQLAEFAGTFIERISLLFISLWVIIVFPTVSSLLWASSYLLGCLFNFKDYRMLAFYQLPVVYFLAIHPRSTFDVKRFFFFLQPLGLVVLVAIPVLLLMVSFFRFRGRGEL; encoded by the coding sequence ATGCTTACTCGCGAAAGGATAGGCACCCCGGAGGCTTTCTTTTTAACTGTAGCCGCCATGATCGAAGTGGGGACTTTAGTTGGGGCTAAGGATATTGTGGACAAGGTGGGGGTGGATACCTGGCTGGTTTCCCCTTTAGAGACCTTGACCAGCCTGGGGGCCATTTACCTTGTTACCAAGCTAGCCATGAAATTCCCCCATTTGGATTTGCTAGGTTATAGCCAGCTATTGGTAGGTAAGTGGCTGGGCTGGCTTTTAAGCCTTCCTGTATATGTTTATTGGCTTGGCCTTTCTGCGGAAGTAAGCCGGGTAACGGTAGATGTAATTAAAAACACCCTTCTTCCCCGTACTCCCATGGAAGTGATATTATTTACTTTTATTTTAGCGGCTGCCTATCTAGCCAAGCAGGGTCTAGAACCTTTGGCTCGGGCTTGTGTTATTATTGTAATCATTTTCCTACCCCTCACCATGCTCCTTTTTCTCCTCGTTATACCCCGGGTGCGCGTAGAGAATTTTTTACCTTTTCTACCCCAAGGGCCCTGGCCGGTATTGAAACTTGCCTTATGGCGCATAAGCAACGCGGAAGAGATGAGTTTTTTTCTTATTTTGGTTCCCTTTATGCAGAAGCCTAAAGAAGCCTGGAAGGCAGCCAGTTTAGGGTACTTACTCGTTATGGTAGTGGTTGTTATTGTTTTAACCACTTGTCAAGGCGTATTAGGAGTAGATAAACTTAAGTACACCCTTATTCCTGGGCTGGCCGTAACGCAGCTTGCGGAGTTTGCGGGCACTTTCATTGAACGTATAAGCTTACTGTTCATTTCTTTATGGGTGATTATTGTCTTTCCTACTGTTTCTTCCCTGCTCTGGGCTAGTTCCTATCTTTTAGGCTGCCTTTTTAACTTTAAAGATTACCGGATGTTAGCCTTTTACCAACTTCCCGTAGTGTATTTCTTGGCTATCCATCCGCGGAGTACCTTTGATGTCAAGCGCTTCTTTTTCTTTTTGCAGCCCTTAGGGTTGGTGGTGTTGGTAGCTATACCGGTCCTGCTCCTGATGGTATCTTTTTTCCGCTTTAGAGGCCGAGGCGAGCTTTAA
- a CDS encoding LytR/AlgR family response regulator transcription factor: protein MTKIKALIVDDEYPARQELRFMLGEFKDVEIVGEATNAKEALSLISALDYTVVFLDINMPGMNGLELARALQEKSSPPFVIFVTAYEEYALKAFEVNAVDYLLKPFETRRLRQALEKVRRLLEQGQGPRQAKVEEVPRPPEPDSRLNRIPVEKDGKTLLLDQNDLYYAYTQNDSVYLKTFAEHYSTRYTLKELLNRLDPSIFFRTHRCYIVNLTKVREIVPFFNGTYTLILSDKEHSEVPVSRNQAGPLKARLGL, encoded by the coding sequence ATGACTAAAATTAAAGCCCTCATAGTGGACGACGAATATCCTGCCAGGCAGGAGCTAAGATTTATGCTTGGAGAATTTAAAGATGTAGAGATCGTAGGGGAGGCCACCAATGCCAAGGAAGCCTTAAGTCTCATCAGTGCCCTGGATTATACCGTGGTCTTCCTGGATATCAACATGCCCGGGATGAACGGTTTAGAGCTTGCCCGGGCGCTACAAGAAAAGTCCAGCCCTCCCTTTGTAATCTTCGTCACTGCTTACGAAGAATATGCTCTTAAAGCCTTTGAAGTTAATGCCGTAGATTATCTGCTTAAGCCCTTTGAGACCCGCCGCCTGCGCCAGGCCTTAGAAAAGGTCCGCCGCCTCTTAGAACAAGGTCAGGGACCTCGGCAGGCCAAGGTCGAGGAAGTACCTCGTCCTCCAGAACCAGATAGCCGCCTTAACCGTATACCTGTAGAGAAGGATGGCAAAACCCTTCTTTTAGATCAAAACGATCTTTATTATGCTTACACCCAAAACGATAGCGTTTATCTAAAAACCTTTGCCGAGCATTACTCCACGCGCTATACTCTAAAAGAGCTCCTTAACCGCCTGGATCCTAGTATTTTCTTCCGCACCCACCGTTGCTATATTGTGAATCTCACTAAAGTAAGGGAAATAGTGCCTTTCTTTAACGGTACCTATACCCTCATCCTCTCCGACAAAGAGCATAGCGAAGTACCGGTAAGCCGCAACCAAGCCGGACCCCTTAAAGCTCGCCTCGGCCTCTAA
- a CDS encoding histidine kinase, with amino-acid sequence MQPWVFIAGAIALSLGETIGAVGLFKAPLLGALTFFSSLNAVALLILLRYLLPPCQEAWKEEKVCQPVDAPIDPTLQIAHQTLPYLRRGLNEVTAAKTAEIIKDIAEVAAVAITDRERVLAFLGAGCEKHPPGERILTEATKEVLATGRYKVVHSTRGLNCPRYHYCECPLAAAVIVPLKCRGEIVGALKLYQTEEGTLPPQVIRLAIGLGELLSLQIELSEIDRQRQLLAEARLEALNAQINPHFFFNTLNTIINFIRTNPERARMLLVRLASLFRQTLNRRGSFTTLREELAYVRNYLTLEKARFGDKFRYIQDVPLEVLDYHLPVLSLQPLVENALHHGILPKEGPGVVRVSARLQNGELQITVSDDGVGIAPEKLPHVLEPGCGSGNGVGLSNVNLRFQSLYGPEYGLKLKSEVGRGTEIVLRVPVIPLPASIRESHRASLN; translated from the coding sequence TTGCAACCCTGGGTCTTTATCGCCGGAGCTATCGCTTTAAGCTTAGGAGAAACCATAGGGGCAGTGGGCTTATTTAAGGCTCCTTTGCTTGGGGCCTTAACGTTCTTTAGCAGTTTAAATGCTGTCGCCCTTCTTATCCTCCTCCGCTACCTCCTTCCCCCCTGCCAAGAGGCTTGGAAGGAGGAAAAGGTGTGCCAGCCTGTAGATGCACCCATAGATCCCACCCTCCAGATCGCCCATCAGACCCTGCCCTACCTCCGGCGAGGCCTAAATGAAGTCACCGCAGCCAAGACGGCAGAAATAATCAAGGATATCGCGGAAGTGGCCGCAGTAGCCATTACGGATCGCGAGCGGGTGCTGGCCTTCTTGGGGGCGGGTTGTGAAAAACATCCCCCGGGGGAGCGCATCTTAACCGAGGCCACTAAAGAGGTCCTGGCCACCGGCCGTTACAAAGTGGTCCATTCTACCCGTGGCCTTAATTGCCCTCGTTATCACTACTGCGAGTGTCCTTTAGCGGCAGCTGTTATCGTGCCCCTTAAGTGCAGAGGTGAAATAGTAGGGGCTCTAAAGCTCTACCAAACGGAGGAAGGGACGCTACCGCCCCAGGTGATCCGTCTAGCCATAGGTTTAGGTGAACTTTTGAGCTTACAGATCGAGTTATCTGAGATAGACCGCCAGCGGCAGTTGCTGGCCGAAGCCCGTTTGGAAGCCCTAAACGCCCAGATAAACCCCCATTTCTTCTTTAACACCTTGAATACTATCATAAATTTCATCCGCACCAATCCTGAGCGCGCCCGCATGCTTCTTGTGCGGCTGGCTAGCCTTTTCCGCCAGACTTTAAACCGCCGCGGCAGTTTCACTACTTTAAGGGAAGAGCTAGCTTACGTGCGCAATTATCTTACCCTGGAGAAAGCTCGCTTTGGTGACAAATTCCGCTATATCCAGGATGTACCTTTAGAAGTTTTAGATTATCATCTTCCAGTTTTGAGCCTACAACCCTTGGTAGAAAACGCTCTACATCATGGCATTTTACCTAAGGAAGGGCCGGGGGTAGTCCGAGTATCCGCCCGCCTCCAAAATGGCGAGTTACAAATTACCGTAAGTGACGACGGTGTAGGGATAGCACCCGAGAAACTACCCCATGTGCTGGAACCGGGATGCGGTTCTGGAAACGGTGTGGGCCTAAGTAATGTAAATTTACGTTTCCAAAGCCTCTATGGGCCTGAGTATGGGCTTAAGCTTAAAAGTGAAGTCGGCCGGGGTACGGAAATAGTTTTAAGGGTCCCGGTCATACCCCTCCCAGCCTCTATAAGGGAAAGCCATAGAGCTAGTCTAAACTAG
- the acs gene encoding acetate--CoA ligase, protein MSPEAKVLEALLREPRLFPPPEHFSQKANTQETELFKIKDPEAFWGQCASLIHWFKPWERILEWDYPQARWFTGGTLNVSYNCLDRHLGSFRRNKAALIWEGEPGDSCVLTYRDLYREVNKFASVLRSLGIKRGDRVTIYLPMIPELPIAMLACARIGAIHNVVFAGFSAHALQERINDIGSRLLITADGGFRRGQVIPLKDNADLALQNAPTVERVIVTKRTGHHINMQLGRDLWWHEIMHTASLYIEPEPMEAEDPLFILHTSGTTGKPKGVVHTTGGYLVGVTMTAKYVFDLKEEDVYWCTADIGWITGHSYVVYGPLSNGATVLIYEGAPDYPQPNRFWEIIEKYGVNIFYTAPTAIRSFMRWGPSYPARHDLSSLRLLGTVGEPINPEAWMWYYIHIGRRRCPIVDTWWQTETGMILISPLPGETPLKPGSATRPLPGIEADVVDEKGNPVPPGKGGYLVIKKPWPAMMRTIYGDHRRYVEQYWSRIPGCYFTGDGARKDADGYFWILGRVDDVINVSGHRIGTMEVESALVDHQAVAEAAVISRSHPIKGQAIVAFVTLKEGFTPSPELAQELKEHVVKIIGAIARPEQILFTPELPKTRSGKIMRRLLRDIAEGRALGDTSTLADPSSLERLRQAYAEEA, encoded by the coding sequence ATGAGCCCGGAGGCCAAAGTCCTGGAGGCCCTCCTGCGGGAACCTCGTCTTTTCCCTCCACCAGAACATTTTAGCCAAAAGGCCAACACTCAAGAGACAGAACTATTCAAAATCAAAGACCCGGAGGCCTTCTGGGGCCAGTGCGCTTCCCTTATACATTGGTTTAAGCCCTGGGAGAGGATATTAGAATGGGACTATCCCCAAGCCCGCTGGTTCACCGGAGGCACCTTAAACGTCTCCTATAACTGCTTGGACCGGCACCTAGGCTCCTTCCGCCGCAACAAAGCCGCCCTCATCTGGGAAGGTGAACCTGGCGACTCTTGCGTCCTTACCTACCGTGATCTATACCGGGAAGTCAATAAATTTGCCAGTGTGCTGCGCTCCTTAGGGATAAAGCGTGGGGACCGGGTAACCATATATTTGCCCATGATACCAGAACTCCCCATTGCCATGCTAGCTTGTGCCCGTATAGGGGCCATCCATAATGTGGTCTTTGCCGGTTTTAGCGCCCATGCTTTACAAGAACGCATAAACGATATCGGCTCCAGGCTCCTTATAACCGCCGATGGCGGTTTCCGGCGGGGACAAGTAATACCATTAAAGGATAACGCTGACCTCGCTTTACAAAACGCGCCTACTGTGGAAAGGGTTATTGTAACCAAACGCACAGGTCACCATATAAATATGCAGCTGGGCCGCGATTTATGGTGGCATGAAATTATGCATACTGCTTCCCTCTATATAGAACCAGAACCTATGGAGGCCGAAGATCCTCTCTTTATCCTCCATACCAGCGGCACCACCGGAAAACCTAAAGGGGTAGTGCATACTACTGGTGGTTATCTGGTAGGGGTAACCATGACAGCCAAATATGTCTTCGATCTCAAAGAGGAAGATGTATACTGGTGTACAGCAGATATCGGTTGGATTACCGGCCATAGTTATGTCGTATATGGTCCCCTAAGTAACGGAGCCACAGTCCTCATCTACGAGGGTGCTCCTGATTATCCCCAGCCCAACCGTTTCTGGGAAATTATCGAAAAATACGGAGTAAACATTTTCTATACCGCCCCCACCGCCATACGCTCTTTTATGCGTTGGGGCCCGAGCTACCCGGCCCGCCATGACCTATCCTCCTTAAGGCTCCTGGGTACTGTAGGAGAACCTATAAACCCTGAAGCCTGGATGTGGTACTATATCCACATCGGCCGCCGGCGCTGCCCCATTGTAGACACTTGGTGGCAGACAGAGACGGGCATGATCCTCATAAGCCCCCTGCCTGGGGAGACCCCTTTAAAACCAGGCTCGGCCACCCGCCCGTTACCGGGTATCGAGGCTGACGTGGTAGATGAAAAAGGGAATCCTGTTCCGCCTGGAAAAGGGGGTTATCTGGTTATTAAGAAGCCTTGGCCAGCCATGATGCGAACCATCTACGGCGACCACCGGCGCTACGTAGAGCAGTACTGGTCTCGCATCCCCGGTTGCTATTTCACCGGCGACGGTGCCCGGAAGGATGCAGACGGTTACTTTTGGATCCTGGGCCGGGTGGATGATGTCATAAACGTCTCTGGTCACCGGATAGGTACCATGGAAGTGGAAAGCGCCCTGGTGGATCACCAGGCTGTAGCCGAGGCCGCTGTAATTAGCCGTTCCCATCCCATTAAGGGTCAGGCCATCGTAGCTTTTGTCACCTTGAAGGAGGGTTTTACCCCTTCTCCTGAGCTGGCCCAAGAGCTTAAAGAGCACGTGGTAAAAATAATCGGCGCCATAGCTAGACCAGAGCAAATCCTCTTCACCCCCGAACTCCCCAAAACCAGGAGCGGCAAAATAATGCGCCGGCTCCTCCGGGATATAGCCGAAGGGCGGGCTTTAGGAGATACTTCCACCCTGGCCGATCCCTCATCTTTAGAACGTCTTCGCCAAGCTTATGCCGAAGAAGCTTAA
- a CDS encoding holo-ACP synthase → MIGGIGVDIMEIDRIKRALERHPRLLKRVFTPQEEAYCLAKPRPEVSLAARWAAKEAVFKVLGLRRGELRWREIEVLSNNWGAPRVRLHGRLAELARSLGIKEITLSLSHSREYAVAVAIGVGTSVDARTPT, encoded by the coding sequence ATGATCGGAGGGATAGGTGTCGATATAATGGAGATTGACCGGATTAAAAGGGCGTTAGAGAGGCACCCGAGGTTGTTAAAGAGGGTTTTTACCCCCCAAGAGGAGGCTTATTGCTTAGCTAAACCCCGACCGGAAGTTTCCTTGGCTGCGCGCTGGGCGGCTAAGGAAGCAGTGTTTAAGGTTTTAGGCCTTAGGAGGGGTGAGCTTAGGTGGCGAGAGATAGAGGTATTGAGTAACAATTGGGGGGCGCCGAGAGTGAGACTGCATGGCCGGTTGGCGGAACTTGCCCGGTCTTTGGGAATAAAAGAGATAACTTTAAGCCTTTCCCATAGCCGGGAGTATGCTGTGGCTGTAGCTATAGGAGTAGGAACTTCTGTCGACGCCAGGACGCCTACTTGA